Proteins found in one Acomys russatus chromosome 31, mAcoRus1.1, whole genome shotgun sequence genomic segment:
- the Caps gene encoding calcyphosin isoform X1, giving the protein MDAVDITMERLRAQCLSRGASGIQGLARFFRRLDKDGSRSLDAGELRQGLAQLGLKVEEAEAEALCRRWDRDGNQTLDLEEFLRALRPPMSQAREAVIAAAFAKLDRTGDGVVTVDDLQGVYSGRAHPKVRSGEWSEDEALRQFLDNFDTSEKDGQPAHPQVTLAEFQDYYSGLSASMDTDADFVAMVSSAWRL; this is encoded by the exons ATGGACGCCGTGGACATCACCATGGAGAGGCTGAGGGCCCAGTGTCTGTCCAGAGGGGCTTCAGGCATCCAGGGCCTGGCCAG GTTTTTCCGCCGCCTGGACAAGGATGGCAGCCGGTCCCTGGATGcaggagagctgaggcagggTCTGGCACAGCTGGGGCTgaaggtggaggaggcagaggcagaggcactgtgCAGGCGCTGGGACCGTGATGGCAACCAGACACTGGACCTGGAGGAGTTCCTTCGGGCACTACGG CCTCCCATGTCCCAGGCCCGGGAAGCTGTCATTGCAGCTGCCTTTGCCAAGCTGGACAGGACTGGGGATGGTGTGGTGACTGTGGATGACCTGCAAGGGGTGTACAGTGGCCGGGCTCACCCCAAGGTGCGCAGTGGAGAGTGGTCGGAGGACGAGGCCCTTCGTCAATTCCTCGACAACTTTGACACATCTGAGAAGGACGGGCAG CCTGCCCATCCACAGGTCACACTGGCAGAATTCCAAGACTACTACAGCGGGCTCAGCGCCTCCATGGATACAGACGCCGACTTTGTGGCCATGGTGAGCAGTGCCTGGCGCCTCTGA
- the Caps gene encoding calcyphosin isoform X2, producing the protein MDAVDITMERLRAQCLSRGASGIQGLARFFRRLDKDGSRSLDAGELRQGLAQLGLKVEEAEAEALCRRWDRDGNQTLDLEEFLRALRPPMSQAREAVIAAAFAKLDRTGDGVVTVDDLQGVYSGRAHPKVRSGEWSEDEALRQFLDNFDTSEKDGQVTLAEFQDYYSGLSASMDTDADFVAMVSSAWRL; encoded by the exons ATGGACGCCGTGGACATCACCATGGAGAGGCTGAGGGCCCAGTGTCTGTCCAGAGGGGCTTCAGGCATCCAGGGCCTGGCCAG GTTTTTCCGCCGCCTGGACAAGGATGGCAGCCGGTCCCTGGATGcaggagagctgaggcagggTCTGGCACAGCTGGGGCTgaaggtggaggaggcagaggcagaggcactgtgCAGGCGCTGGGACCGTGATGGCAACCAGACACTGGACCTGGAGGAGTTCCTTCGGGCACTACGG CCTCCCATGTCCCAGGCCCGGGAAGCTGTCATTGCAGCTGCCTTTGCCAAGCTGGACAGGACTGGGGATGGTGTGGTGACTGTGGATGACCTGCAAGGGGTGTACAGTGGCCGGGCTCACCCCAAGGTGCGCAGTGGAGAGTGGTCGGAGGACGAGGCCCTTCGTCAATTCCTCGACAACTTTGACACATCTGAGAAGGACGGGCAG GTCACACTGGCAGAATTCCAAGACTACTACAGCGGGCTCAGCGCCTCCATGGATACAGACGCCGACTTTGTGGCCATGGTGAGCAGTGCCTGGCGCCTCTGA
- the Vmac gene encoding vimentin-type intermediate filament-associated coiled-coil protein, producing the protein MSAPPPLQIREANAHLAALHRRAAELETRLLAAERTVHAQAERLACQDQQLRAALDELGRAKDREISALQEQLLSSEAAVRSLQATVDQRDQTIQQLQPRADLLQDIARWRPPLASLLATLEEAEGLGPLPASEPGQLLPDGPGPPLGNSTGGEEEEEGGQDEPQPAMFGTTV; encoded by the exons GGCGGCCTTGCACCGGCGCGCGGCGGAGCTGGAGACGCGGCTGCTGGCGGCGGAGCGCACGGTGCACGCGCAGGCCGAGCGCCTGGCCTGCCAGGACCAGCAGCTGCGCGCCGCCCTAGACGAGCTGGGCCGCGCCAAGGACCG GGAGATTTCTGCCCTCCAAGAGcagctgctgagctctgaggCCGCTGTCCGCAGCCTTCAGGCCACAGTGGACCAGAGGGACCAGACGATCCAGCAGCTCCAACCCCGGGCTGACCTGCTGCAGGATATCGCTCGCTGGCGGCCACCCCTGGCCTCGCTGCTGGCCACCCTGGAGGAAGCCGAGGGACTGGGTCCCTTACCGGCCAGTGAACCAGGCCAGCTGCTTCCTGATGGTCCTGGCCCACCCCTGGGCAACAGCActgggggggaggaagaggaagaggggggccAGGATGAGCCACAGCCTGCCATGTTTGGGACCACGGTATGA